A genomic window from Oculatellaceae cyanobacterium includes:
- a CDS encoding iron-sulfur cluster assembly accessory protein — protein MTQATHSPQVGIRMTEAALKHVLALRDQQGKDLCLRVGVRQGGCSGMSYMMDFQDPDQIRDDDDISDYDGFKIVCDPKSLLYLYGLVLDYSNAMIGGGFQFTNPNAAQSCGCGKSFGV, from the coding sequence ATGACACAAGCAACCCACTCGCCTCAAGTAGGCATCAGAATGACCGAAGCTGCACTGAAGCACGTTCTTGCCTTGCGAGATCAACAAGGGAAAGACTTATGCTTGCGGGTAGGTGTACGCCAAGGTGGTTGTTCTGGGATGTCCTACATGATGGATTTCCAAGATCCTGACCAAATTCGTGATGACGATGATATTTCTGACTACGACGGCTTTAAAATCGTCTGCGATCCCAAGAGTCTGTTATACCTCTATGGTTTAGTGCTGGACTACAGCAATGCCATGATTGGTGGTGGTTTTCAGTTCACCAATCCTAATGCGGCTCAAAGCTGCGGTTGTGGTAAGTCTTTCGGTGTTTAA
- the zds gene encoding 9,9'-di-cis-zeta-carotene desaturase — MRVAIVGAGLAGMATAVDLVDAGYSVEIFESRPFVGGKVGSWIDADGNHVEMGLHVFFGCYYQLFDLMKKVGVLDKLRLKQHTHSFINKGGKTGELDFRFITGAPFNGLKAFFTTSQLSLQDKVQNALALGTSPIVRGLIDFEGAMKNIRDLDKISFADWFRSHGGSDGSIKRMWNPIAYALGFIDCENISARCMLTIFQFFAAKTEASVLRMLEGSPSEYLHKPIIEYLEAKGAKIHTRRRVREIKFTGVGEETRVTGLVVAQGETEETIIADAYVCACDIPGIQRVLPQEWRKWSEFDNIYKLDAVPVATVQLRFDGWVTELHNAEERTQLNHAAGIDNLLYTPDADFSCFADLALTSPSDYYREGQGSLLQLVLTPGDPFIKQSNEAIAQHVLKQVHELFPSSRELNMTWYSVVKLAQSLYREAPGMDAYRPAQKTPIANFFLAGSYTQQDYIDSMEGATISGRQAAKVILENANNFVMRSPVTTA, encoded by the coding sequence ATGCGCGTTGCAATTGTTGGGGCGGGACTAGCTGGCATGGCGACAGCAGTTGATTTAGTCGATGCTGGTTACTCAGTAGAAATATTTGAATCTCGCCCCTTCGTTGGCGGCAAGGTTGGCAGTTGGATAGATGCAGACGGCAACCACGTTGAGATGGGTTTGCACGTTTTCTTTGGTTGCTACTACCAGCTTTTTGACTTGATGAAAAAGGTGGGCGTATTGGATAAATTACGCCTGAAACAACATACTCACAGTTTTATCAACAAAGGCGGTAAAACAGGGGAATTAGATTTTCGCTTTATTACAGGTGCGCCGTTTAATGGTTTAAAGGCATTTTTTACTACATCCCAACTATCGCTACAAGATAAAGTACAAAATGCCCTAGCGTTAGGAACTAGCCCCATAGTGCGCGGCTTAATTGACTTTGAGGGCGCGATGAAAAATATCCGCGACCTTGATAAAATTAGCTTTGCGGATTGGTTTCGCAGCCACGGCGGTTCTGATGGCAGCATTAAGCGGATGTGGAACCCAATTGCTTATGCACTTGGTTTCATCGACTGTGAAAATATTTCTGCCCGTTGTATGCTGACTATCTTCCAGTTTTTTGCAGCCAAAACAGAAGCATCTGTGTTGCGAATGTTGGAAGGTTCCCCTTCTGAGTATTTGCACAAACCGATTATTGAATATTTAGAAGCAAAAGGCGCGAAAATTCATACCCGTCGTAGAGTAAGAGAAATTAAATTTACAGGAGTTGGGGAAGAAACGCGCGTAACTGGTTTAGTAGTTGCTCAAGGGGAAACAGAAGAAACTATCATTGCTGATGCGTATGTTTGCGCCTGTGATATCCCTGGAATTCAGCGAGTGTTGCCCCAAGAATGGCGCAAGTGGTCTGAATTTGACAATATCTATAAATTAGATGCTGTTCCAGTAGCTACAGTACAACTGCGGTTTGATGGTTGGGTGACAGAATTACACAATGCAGAGGAACGTACACAGCTAAATCATGCTGCTGGAATTGATAATTTGTTGTATACGCCTGATGCAGATTTCTCTTGTTTTGCTGATTTAGCTTTAACAAGTCCTTCTGATTATTACAGAGAGGGACAAGGTTCGTTGTTGCAGTTGGTATTAACTCCAGGCGATCCTTTTATTAAACAAAGTAATGAAGCGATCGCACAACACGTCCTCAAGCAAGTTCACGAACTTTTCCCCTCTTCGCGCGAATTGAACATGACTTGGTACAGCGTCGTTAAGCTTGCTCAATCTTTATACCGCGAAGCGCCTGGTATGGATGCTTACCGTCCAGCACAAAAAACCCCAATTGCTAATTTCTTCCTGGCTGGTAGTTATACACAACAAGATTACATCGACAGCATGGAAGGCGCTACTATTTCAGGAAGACAAGCTGCTAAAGTGATTCTGGAAAATGCTAATAATTTTGTAATGCGATCGCCTGTAACTACAGCTTGA
- a CDS encoding SRPBCC family protein: MADLLEHSVQVEVDAPIDLVWSLWSDLEQMPKWMKWIDSVKVLDDDPTLSRWKLATGGLEFTWLSRTLKVIPHQIIQWESVDGLPNQGAIRFYDRKNGSIVKMTISYAIPGFLGKIMDNLFLGRVVESTIQADLERFKEYALQAKSQL, from the coding sequence ATGGCTGATTTGCTAGAGCATAGTGTACAAGTAGAGGTTGATGCTCCAATTGACCTAGTGTGGAGTTTATGGTCTGATTTGGAGCAAATGCCCAAGTGGATGAAGTGGATTGACTCTGTTAAAGTTTTAGACGACGATCCAACGCTTTCTCGCTGGAAACTAGCTACTGGTGGTTTGGAATTCACTTGGCTTTCCCGCACTTTGAAAGTAATACCCCACCAAATTATCCAATGGGAATCTGTGGATGGGTTGCCCAATCAAGGTGCAATTCGCTTTTATGACCGTAAGAACGGTAGCATTGTCAAAATGACTATTTCTTATGCTATTCCTGGTTTTCTTGGTAAGATCATGGATAATCTGTTTTTGGGGCGTGTGGTTGAGTCTACTATTCAAGCAGATTTAGAGCGGTTTAAAGAATACGCACTGCAAGCAAAATCACAATTATAA
- a CDS encoding glycoside hydrolase 100 family protein — MIIEKLLLEEAEQLLEKSIIYYQNRPVGTVAACDQELIALNYDQCFIRDFISSALVFLIKGRTEIVRNFLEVTLQLQPKEKQFDSSKPARGLIAASFKVEVVDGQEKLKADFGEHAIARVAPVDSCLWWMILLRAYVHASKDTELVYRDDFQEGIRLILDLCLVTKFDMYPTLLVPDGASMIDRRMGMYGYPLDIQSLFYAGLCAARELLYPNKDNQKIIKILDNHINLLLHHIRDNYWIDPQRLNTIYRYKVEEYGEHALNRFNIYSDSIPFHNLTEWLPSSGGYLAGNLGPSQIDCRFFAVGNLIAIIASLTTKQQSEAIFNLIIERWDDLIGNMPMKICFPALEDIEWRLLTGCDPKNKPWSYHNGGNWPVLMWMLTAAAQKIGKGEVAAKAIEIAEKSLSKDGWAEYYDGKTGRLIGKEARKNQTWSIAGYLLAKELLANPNHLKLFSFDEYM; from the coding sequence ATGATAATAGAAAAATTACTGTTAGAAGAAGCTGAACAATTACTCGAAAAATCTATTATTTATTATCAAAACCGTCCTGTCGGGACAGTTGCCGCTTGCGATCAAGAGCTAATTGCGCTTAATTATGATCAATGTTTTATCCGCGATTTCATTTCTTCAGCACTGGTATTTCTAATTAAAGGTAGAACAGAAATTGTTCGCAATTTCTTAGAAGTAACCTTACAATTACAACCAAAAGAAAAACAATTTGATTCTTCTAAACCTGCGCGAGGTTTAATAGCAGCTAGTTTCAAAGTAGAAGTAGTTGATGGACAAGAAAAGTTAAAAGCTGATTTTGGTGAACACGCGATCGCGAGAGTTGCCCCTGTTGATTCTTGTCTGTGGTGGATGATTTTATTACGTGCTTATGTACACGCGAGCAAAGATACTGAATTAGTTTATCGAGATGATTTCCAAGAAGGTATTAGATTAATTTTAGATCTTTGCTTGGTAACAAAATTTGATATGTACCCGACGCTATTAGTCCCAGATGGCGCGAGTATGATTGATCGGCGGATGGGAATGTATGGATATCCCTTGGATATTCAATCTTTATTTTACGCAGGCTTATGCGCTGCCCGTGAATTACTATATCCTAACAAAGATAATCAAAAAATAATTAAAATACTAGATAATCATATTAATTTATTACTGCACCATATTAGAGATAATTATTGGATAGATCCTCAACGCTTAAATACCATTTATCGCTATAAAGTTGAGGAGTATGGAGAACACGCTCTTAATCGGTTTAATATTTATTCAGATTCTATTCCTTTCCATAATTTAACTGAATGGCTGCCATCATCTGGCGGTTATTTAGCAGGTAATTTAGGGCCATCTCAAATAGACTGTCGTTTTTTTGCTGTTGGTAATTTAATAGCAATTATTGCTTCACTAACTACTAAGCAGCAGTCAGAAGCAATTTTTAATTTAATTATAGAAAGATGGGATGATTTAATAGGCAATATGCCAATGAAAATTTGTTTTCCAGCATTGGAAGATATAGAATGGCGGTTGCTTACTGGATGCGATCCTAAAAATAAACCTTGGTCTTATCATAATGGCGGTAACTGGCCTGTATTAATGTGGATGCTAACAGCCGCAGCGCAAAAAATTGGCAAAGGTGAGGTTGCTGCTAAAGCAATTGAAATAGCAGAAAAAAGCTTAAGTAAGGATGGATGGGCAGAATATTATGATGGAAAAACTGGCAGACTTATTGGTAAAGAAGCTAGAAAAAATCAAACTTGGTCAATAGCTGGTTACTTGTTAGCAAAAGAACTGCTTGCTAACCCTAATCATTTAAAATTATTTAGCTTTGATGAATATATGTAA
- a CDS encoding 2Fe-2S iron-sulfur cluster binding domain-containing protein — translation MSVSIEFLPDEVVIEAEPGEPLLQVAQRAGVCIPTGCLMGSCHACEVELDDGEAICACISAVPAGRSHLTINLYSDPTW, via the coding sequence ATGAGTGTTAGTATAGAATTTTTACCAGATGAAGTAGTAATTGAAGCTGAACCAGGAGAACCTCTACTTCAGGTTGCTCAACGTGCTGGTGTGTGCATACCTACAGGTTGTTTAATGGGGTCTTGCCATGCTTGCGAGGTAGAACTAGATGATGGTGAGGCTATATGTGCTTGCATTTCAGCCGTACCAGCAGGGCGATCGCATTTGACTATCAACCTCTATTCTGACCCAACGTGGTAG
- the cobQ gene encoding cobyric acid synthase CobQ — protein sequence MKAIMVVGTTSHAGKSLLCAAICRILSRRGWRVTPFKGQNMALNAYVTATGGEIGHAQAVQAWAAGVTPTIEMNPILLKPQGDMTSQIILKGKAVGTVTAVDYYEKYFDLGWQAIQESLQILSEKFDLVVCEGAGSPAEINLKHRDLTNMRVARYLNAPTLLVVDIDRGGSFAHVVGTLQLLEPEERALIKGVVINKFRGQRSLLESGITWLEEYTGIPVIGVIPWIDQIFPSEDSLDLLDRRSRKTNTDLNITVIRLPRIANFTDFDPLEAEPSVKLKYIAPKDTLGHPDAVIIPGSKTTIADLMVLQETGMAEQLQNYIATGGTILGICGGFQMLGKLISDPQGIESNTKVCNGLGLLPLTTVMTGDKIARQRSVKSQYPHADLPVTGYEIHQGNTELLPEKVVSSNHYQYLFDDNNLGIVDLNQSVWGTYLHGIFDNGAWRRTWLNYLRQQRGLKDLPTVVPNYEEQREEILNSLADTVETYLDLTLLLPNSIEKH from the coding sequence ATGAAAGCAATTATGGTAGTGGGAACAACTTCCCACGCAGGAAAATCTCTACTTTGTGCTGCTATTTGTCGGATTTTGTCACGACGCGGTTGGCGGGTGACTCCTTTTAAAGGGCAAAATATGGCTTTAAATGCCTATGTTACTGCTACTGGGGGAGAAATTGGTCACGCCCAGGCGGTGCAAGCTTGGGCTGCTGGTGTCACACCAACAATAGAGATGAACCCAATTTTACTTAAGCCCCAAGGAGATATGACTTCTCAGATAATTCTGAAGGGGAAAGCTGTAGGTACAGTTACTGCTGTTGATTATTATGAGAAATATTTTGATTTAGGTTGGCAGGCAATTCAAGAATCACTACAAATTTTATCTGAAAAATTTGATTTAGTTGTTTGTGAAGGTGCGGGTAGTCCGGCAGAAATTAACCTCAAACACCGTGATTTAACTAATATGCGCGTAGCGCGGTATTTGAATGCACCAACGCTGCTAGTAGTAGATATTGATAGAGGTGGATCTTTTGCTCATGTTGTCGGTACTTTGCAGTTGTTGGAACCAGAGGAACGAGCATTAATTAAGGGTGTAGTAATTAATAAGTTTAGAGGACAGCGATCGCTTCTTGAATCTGGTATAACTTGGCTAGAAGAATATACTGGTATTCCCGTTATTGGTGTAATTCCCTGGATTGACCAAATCTTCCCATCAGAAGATTCTTTAGATTTACTTGATCGTCGCTCCCGAAAAACTAATACTGATCTTAATATTACAGTAATCCGCCTACCAAGAATTGCTAATTTTACGGATTTTGACCCACTAGAAGCAGAACCTAGTGTTAAGCTGAAATATATTGCCCCCAAAGATACTCTGGGACATCCAGATGCAGTAATTATTCCTGGTTCTAAAACTACCATTGCTGATTTAATGGTATTGCAAGAAACTGGTATGGCAGAACAATTGCAAAATTACATCGCCACAGGCGGTACAATTTTGGGAATTTGTGGCGGTTTTCAGATGTTAGGTAAACTAATCTCAGACCCACAAGGAATTGAGAGTAATACAAAAGTCTGTAATGGTTTAGGATTGTTACCATTAACAACTGTAATGACAGGAGATAAAATTGCTCGTCAACGCTCAGTAAAGTCTCAATATCCTCACGCTGATTTACCTGTTACTGGGTATGAAATTCATCAAGGTAACACTGAGTTATTACCTGAAAAAGTAGTGTCATCCAATCATTATCAATATTTGTTTGATGATAACAATTTAGGGATTGTGGATCTTAATCAATCAGTATGGGGTACTTATTTACACGGTATTTTTGATAATGGTGCTTGGAGGCGTACTTGGTTAAATTATCTCCGTCAGCAGCGAGGATTAAAAGATTTACCTACAGTTGTTCCTAATTATGAGGAACAGAGGGAAGAAATACTAAATTCTTTAGCAGATACAGTTGAAACTTATTTAGACCTGACTCTATTGTTACCAAATTCTATTGAAAAACATTGA
- a CDS encoding DUF29 domain-containing protein yields MVNQQLSSVTPQHSLYEEDYCLWIEKTANQIRSGNFNLVDWDNLVEELESLGNSDKRELENRLTVLLEHLLKLAYWEPERETNARGWLLTIKEQRRQIKKLLRDSPSLKYYAEKIFIECYQDALEDAAFKSKLDILPSESPFTLEETLNSDYLPTY; encoded by the coding sequence ATGGTAAATCAACAACTTTCATCAGTCACCCCACAGCATAGTCTTTATGAGGAAGATTATTGCCTGTGGATCGAAAAAACAGCTAACCAAATTCGCTCTGGAAACTTTAACCTTGTTGACTGGGATAATTTAGTAGAGGAATTAGAAAGTTTGGGTAATTCCGATAAGCGAGAATTAGAAAATCGCTTAACTGTTTTGTTAGAACATCTGCTAAAACTTGCTTATTGGGAACCTGAAAGAGAAACTAATGCTAGAGGTTGGTTGCTGACAATTAAAGAACAGCGCCGACAAATTAAAAAATTACTTAGAGATAGCCCAAGCTTGAAATATTATGCAGAAAAAATTTTTATTGAATGTTATCAAGATGCTTTAGAAGATGCTGCATTTAAGTCTAAACTGGATATCTTGCCTAGTGAGTCCCCATTTACTTTAGAAGAGACTTTAAATTCAGATTACTTGCCAACATATTGA
- a CDS encoding Npun_F0494 family protein — MISTQPKNPQLFQYSSRTVARAERAMRCLPFQLHLFACMGSTSVPIQAIASESGVQHNYTKRPLSELAAENALVWLIQVGILRREVDGQGITDSFRLTPLGRQLVEKYEQNGATIPAPSLLDRLSNTLTRWLRLPI, encoded by the coding sequence ATGATTTCTACACAGCCTAAAAACCCGCAATTATTTCAATATTCTAGTCGCACTGTAGCACGGGCAGAAAGGGCGATGCGCTGTTTGCCTTTCCAGTTGCATCTATTTGCTTGTATGGGTTCTACGAGTGTGCCAATACAGGCGATCGCATCTGAGTCTGGTGTGCAACATAATTACACTAAACGCCCTTTATCGGAATTAGCAGCAGAAAATGCTTTAGTTTGGTTAATTCAAGTAGGCATTTTACGCCGCGAAGTAGACGGACAAGGCATTACTGATAGTTTTCGCCTCACACCGCTAGGTCGCCAGCTAGTAGAAAAATACGAGCAAAATGGTGCTACCATACCTGCACCATCTTTACTAGACCGCCTATCTAATACATTAACTCGCTGGTTAAGGCTACCAATTTAA
- a CDS encoding peroxiredoxin has translation MALAVGTTAPGFTAKDTNGNTVSLSNLAGKKVVLYFYPKDDTPGCTKQACSFRDNYSEYQGKDIVVLGISKDDETSHQKFTEKYNLPFPLLADVDGSIIKAYDVDGGGYAKRVTYVVDENGKIIHVDSSVKTDTHASDILAAVGA, from the coding sequence ATGGCATTAGCAGTTGGCACAACAGCACCAGGATTTACAGCAAAAGATACCAACGGCAACACCGTCTCATTATCTAATCTTGCAGGTAAAAAAGTAGTTTTGTATTTCTACCCCAAAGATGATACTCCAGGCTGCACTAAACAAGCTTGTAGCTTTCGAGATAATTATTCAGAATATCAAGGCAAAGATATTGTGGTGCTAGGAATCAGCAAGGATGATGAAACCTCTCACCAAAAATTTACCGAAAAATACAATCTGCCATTCCCTCTACTTGCTGATGTTGATGGCAGTATCATCAAAGCTTATGACGTAGATGGCGGCGGTTATGCCAAGCGCGTCACATACGTAGTTGATGAAAACGGCAAAATTATTCACGTTGATTCCAGTGTCAAAACTGATACCCATGCCAGCGATATTTTAGCTGCTGTCGGTGCTTAA
- a CDS encoding ABC transporter permease produces MSQTITPPSNVSLQPQVTQLQSGGTPSAFSEFIQETLALTKRLFIQLQRRPSTLIAGVIQPLMWLFLFGALFQNAPQGLFGNDLTYGKFLGAGVIVFTAFAGALNAGLPVMFDREFGFLNRLLVAPLVSRYSIVAASAIYIIALSFIQTAAIVTASALLGTGLPNLLGLGMIALIILLLVVGVTALSLGLSFALPGHIELIAVIFVTNLPLLFASTALAPLSFMPQWLQIVATLNPLSYAIEPIRYLYTHTNWTLGSVVMQAPWGAVTFGGSLLVLLGFTTVALTAIQPLLRRRFA; encoded by the coding sequence TCCTCCATCCAATGTCAGCTTGCAACCACAGGTGACACAGCTACAAAGCGGTGGTACACCTAGTGCTTTTAGTGAGTTTATTCAAGAAACCCTCGCTTTAACAAAACGTTTGTTTATTCAATTGCAACGCCGTCCTTCCACATTAATTGCTGGGGTAATTCAGCCGTTGATGTGGCTGTTTTTATTCGGGGCGCTGTTTCAAAATGCCCCTCAAGGGTTATTTGGTAACGATTTAACTTACGGCAAGTTTTTAGGCGCTGGCGTGATTGTCTTTACAGCTTTTGCTGGCGCTTTAAATGCTGGTTTACCCGTAATGTTTGACAGAGAATTTGGGTTTCTCAACCGCTTGCTGGTTGCACCTCTAGTATCACGATATTCAATTGTGGCGGCATCAGCAATTTATATTATCGCCCTCAGCTTTATTCAGACAGCCGCAATTGTGACAGCCAGTGCCTTACTAGGTACAGGTTTACCTAATCTCTTAGGTTTGGGGATGATTGCTTTAATTATCTTGTTGCTAGTTGTGGGTGTTACTGCTTTAAGCTTGGGTTTATCTTTTGCTTTACCAGGTCATATTGAGCTAATTGCAGTAATTTTTGTCACCAACTTACCACTGCTATTTGCTAGTACTGCCCTTGCGCCTTTATCCTTTATGCCCCAATGGTTACAAATTGTAGCTACTCTTAATCCTTTAAGTTATGCCATCGAGCCTATCCGCTATCTATATACCCATACCAACTGGACATTGGGCAGCGTAGTCATGCAAGCGCCTTGGGGCGCTGTTACCTTCGGAGGCTCCCTACTGGTACTGCTAGGATTTACCACAGTAGCGTTAACCGCAATTCAACCACTACTACGCCGCCGATTCGCATGA